A stretch of Rhizobium viscosum DNA encodes these proteins:
- a CDS encoding Hpt domain-containing protein, whose translation MAAVSIAFEAPDNSTGPSPSKVRPIDLVHLARQTMGDKTVEIEVLQMFARQARACLQDIASGESAKVGAAAHRLKGAASSVGAFRVSQSAEAVEENNGDATAMAALGAAVVDAENFILKLCRG comes from the coding sequence ATGGCAGCAGTGAGTATCGCATTCGAAGCACCTGACAATTCCACAGGGCCTTCGCCCTCCAAGGTCCGGCCGATCGACCTTGTTCATCTTGCGCGCCAGACGATGGGCGACAAGACCGTGGAAATCGAAGTTCTCCAGATGTTTGCGCGTCAGGCACGCGCCTGCCTGCAGGACATTGCAAGCGGCGAGTCTGCCAAGGTGGGCGCTGCGGCACATCGCCTGAAGGGAGCCGCAAGCTCCGTCGGCGCCTTCCGGGTTTCGCAATCGGCGGAAGCCGTCGAAGAGAACAATGGCGACGCGACCGCAATGGCGGCGTTGGGTGCAGCCGTGGTCGACGCCGAGAATTTCATTCTGAAACTCTGCCGGGGATAA
- a CDS encoding 2Fe-2S iron-sulfur cluster-binding protein gives MPKLTIVAFDGTRFDLDVDQGSTVMENAVRNSVPGIEAECGGACACATCHVYVDEQWTETVGPPEAMEEDMLDFAFDVRPTSRLSCQIRMKAAYDGLTVHVPERQA, from the coding sequence ATGCCCAAACTTACCATCGTCGCCTTTGACGGAACGCGCTTCGATCTCGACGTCGATCAAGGCTCCACCGTGATGGAGAATGCGGTCCGCAATTCCGTGCCCGGCATTGAGGCCGAATGCGGCGGCGCCTGCGCCTGTGCGACCTGTCACGTCTATGTCGACGAGCAGTGGACTGAGACCGTCGGGCCGCCGGAAGCGATGGAAGAGGATATGCTGGACTTCGCCTTCGACGTGCGCCCGACCTCGCGTCTTTCCTGTCAGATCAGAATGAAGGCTGCCTATGACGGGCTCACCGTGCACGTGCCCGAACGCCAGGCTTAG
- a CDS encoding DUF922 domain-containing Zn-dependent protease: MPLALRYMRLPIAFSMIAFFLCGPAAAEVVATKSYSYFDIKGKTADELDDELSRRGPTANGSSARHPGATKIRFGGEATYIQENGRCRVGNVKVTVHTQIIMPRWGNRKGASRELSMIWDALSSDIRRHEERHAEIARTQARAMERELKALPSRRNCEAMQELVSDVSARGVEEHDKLQARFDRVEAVNFQNRMLRLLNNRLNGKGGER, from the coding sequence ATGCCGCTTGCGTTGCGTTATATGCGCCTTCCCATCGCCTTTTCCATGATTGCCTTTTTCCTCTGCGGCCCCGCGGCAGCCGAAGTCGTTGCGACGAAAAGCTATTCTTATTTCGATATCAAGGGAAAAACGGCCGACGAGCTGGACGATGAGCTGAGCCGCCGCGGCCCGACGGCGAACGGCTCCTCCGCTCGCCATCCCGGCGCCACCAAGATCCGTTTCGGCGGCGAGGCGACTTATATTCAGGAAAATGGCCGCTGCCGCGTCGGCAACGTCAAGGTCACCGTCCACACACAGATCATCATGCCGCGCTGGGGCAATCGCAAGGGCGCGAGCCGTGAGCTGTCGATGATCTGGGATGCGCTGTCGAGCGATATCAGGCGCCATGAGGAGCGCCATGCCGAGATCGCCCGCACTCAGGCGCGCGCCATGGAGCGCGAACTCAAGGCGCTGCCTTCGCGGCGCAATTGCGAGGCCATGCAGGAGCTCGTCTCGGATGTGTCGGCTCGCGGAGTAGAGGAGCACGACAAGTTGCAGGCCCGATTCGATCGCGTCGAGGCGGTCAATTTTCAGAATCGCATGCTGAGACTGCTCAATAACAGACTCAACGGCAAGGGCGGCGAAAGATAA
- the folP gene encoding dihydropteroate synthase, with translation MNQFDSSFWRVAHGREIELNKRAVIMAIVNVTPDSFSDGGLYDTVDRAVEHALQAVADGAEILDIGGESTRPDAASVSPAEEQARVLPVIEALSRRTEALISIDTYRAEAARRAINAGAHIVNDVFGLQKEPEIAALSAETGAGLCIMHTGRDRQKLADIIEDQVFFLERSLEIASAAGVLRDRIVLDPGFGFAKETPGENLELMVRFEELHRFGLPLLAGTSRKRFLGAVTGREPAERDAATAATSALLRLQGAAVFRVHNVAINRDALAVADAMLAARNDASKARHDPWDPNAAL, from the coding sequence GTGAATCAGTTCGATAGCAGTTTCTGGCGTGTGGCCCACGGTCGCGAGATCGAGCTCAACAAGCGCGCGGTGATCATGGCGATCGTCAACGTGACGCCGGATTCCTTCTCCGACGGCGGGCTCTACGACACCGTCGACAGGGCCGTTGAGCATGCGCTGCAGGCAGTCGCAGACGGCGCTGAAATCCTTGATATCGGCGGTGAGTCAACGCGGCCGGATGCGGCTTCCGTCAGCCCGGCGGAGGAACAGGCGCGTGTACTGCCCGTCATCGAGGCGCTCAGCAGACGTACTGAAGCCCTGATTTCCATCGATACGTATCGCGCGGAAGCGGCGCGGCGTGCCATCAATGCCGGCGCCCATATCGTCAACGATGTCTTCGGCCTGCAGAAAGAGCCCGAAATCGCCGCGCTGTCGGCTGAGACCGGGGCAGGGCTCTGCATCATGCATACCGGTCGCGACCGGCAGAAGCTTGCCGATATCATCGAAGACCAGGTCTTTTTTCTCGAGCGCTCGCTTGAGATCGCTTCTGCCGCCGGCGTCCTGCGTGACCGGATCGTGCTCGATCCCGGCTTCGGTTTTGCCAAGGAGACACCGGGCGAAAATCTGGAGCTGATGGTGCGTTTCGAAGAGCTGCACCGCTTCGGCCTGCCGCTTCTCGCCGGCACGTCGCGCAAACGGTTCCTCGGCGCCGTCACCGGCCGGGAACCGGCGGAACGCGATGCGGCAACGGCTGCAACGAGCGCGCTACTCAGGCTGCAGGGGGCGGCTGTTTTCCGGGTACACAATGTCGCAATCAACAGGGATGCACTTGCCGTAGCCGATGCTATGCTGGCCGCCCGGAACGATGCTTCCAAAGCGCGTCACGATCCATGGGATCCGAATGCCGCGCTTTGA
- the folB gene encoding dihydroneopterin aldolase translates to MSTYTILMQNCAFFARHGVHAEEEFLGQRFFVDAELEVEAGSALENDSIDETVHYGTAFTIIEEIVVGQRRYLIEALAFDIAKGLCKKFPQIIRAKITVRKPNAPIPGVLDFVQVTVEHRAR, encoded by the coding sequence ATGAGTACCTATACGATCCTGATGCAGAATTGCGCCTTCTTCGCCCGGCACGGCGTGCATGCCGAAGAGGAATTCCTCGGCCAGCGTTTCTTCGTGGATGCGGAACTGGAAGTGGAAGCTGGCAGCGCGCTGGAAAACGATTCCATCGACGAAACAGTCCATTACGGTACCGCTTTCACCATCATCGAGGAGATCGTCGTCGGCCAGCGGCGTTACCTGATCGAGGCGCTGGCGTTCGATATCGCCAAGGGGCTCTGTAAAAAATTCCCGCAGATCATCAGGGCCAAGATCACCGTGCGCAAGCCGAACGCGCCAATCCCCGGCGTGCTTGATTTCGTGCAGGTGACCGTTGAGCATCGTGCCCGATAA
- the folK gene encoding 2-amino-4-hydroxy-6-hydroxymethyldihydropteridine diphosphokinase, translated as MSIVPDNPFRLATLGLGGNIGDPVKSMASALAVLDAHPDCRVAAVSRLYRTPPWGKTDQSYFFNSCAAVETRLAPEALLDLCLSIEREMKRERIERWGPRTLDIDVLTYEGIEQDAPRLELPHPRMTERGFVLMPLADIAPELVVRGRAVSGWLAGADIAGIEIADESREWWRKT; from the coding sequence TTGAGCATCGTGCCCGATAATCCATTCCGTCTCGCAACGCTCGGCCTCGGCGGCAATATTGGCGATCCGGTCAAGTCCATGGCATCAGCGCTTGCGGTGCTGGACGCCCATCCGGACTGCCGGGTGGCCGCCGTCTCCCGGCTTTACCGCACGCCGCCCTGGGGCAAGACCGACCAATCCTATTTCTTCAATTCCTGCGCGGCGGTGGAAACACGGCTTGCGCCGGAAGCGCTGCTCGATCTCTGCCTGTCGATCGAACGGGAGATGAAACGAGAACGCATCGAGCGCTGGGGGCCGCGCACGCTCGATATCGACGTGCTGACTTATGAGGGTATCGAGCAGGATGCGCCGCGGCTGGAACTGCCGCATCCGCGCATGACGGAGCGAGGATTCGTGCTGATGCCGCTTGCGGATATCGCGCCCGAACTCGTGGTCAGGGGCAGAGCGGTTTCCGGCTGGCTGGCCGGGGCTGATATCGCGGGTATCGAAATCGCAGACGAGAGCCGCGAGTGGTGGCGCAAGACATAA
- a CDS encoding DUF421 domain-containing protein, whose product MDAVVRGVAIYFALLVIIRLSGRRTLAQMTPFDLVIILVISETTQQAMLGDDFSITNSVLLILTLFTTDIALSYLKRWSRRTARLIDGVPTVLVTNGVYDEVALKGSRLQRDDVMEAARTQQGIESVKDIRFAILEVSGNISIIPKE is encoded by the coding sequence ATGGACGCAGTCGTCAGAGGTGTCGCCATCTATTTCGCCCTGCTGGTGATTATCAGGCTGTCCGGCCGGCGCACGCTCGCCCAGATGACACCCTTCGATCTCGTCATCATACTGGTGATTTCCGAGACGACACAGCAGGCCATGCTGGGTGACGATTTCTCGATCACCAATTCGGTACTCCTGATCCTGACGCTGTTTACGACCGACATCGCGCTTTCCTATCTGAAGCGCTGGTCGCGCCGAACAGCCAGATTGATCGACGGCGTTCCGACCGTTCTCGTCACCAACGGCGTCTATGATGAAGTTGCCCTGAAGGGTTCGAGACTTCAGAGAGACGACGTGATGGAAGCCGCAAGAACGCAGCAAGGCATCGAGAGTGTCAAAGATATCCGCTTTGCAATTCTCGAGGTAAGCGGCAACATCAGCATCATTCCGAAGGAGTGA
- a CDS encoding cysteine hydrolase family protein: protein MPGNWIHLCIDMQKMFAEQTAWHVPWMATVSPQIVELSERYAERTVFTRFVPPPTADAMPGMWRNYYEKWSMMTGEHLLPELMDIVADLKSFAPPARIFDKRTYSPWVDGRLHETLALEKVEAVVITGGETDICVLAAALGAIDLGYHVILLKDAVCSSADETHDATLELLGGRFSVQVEITETDAFLSAL from the coding sequence ATGCCCGGCAACTGGATCCATCTCTGCATCGATATGCAGAAGATGTTCGCGGAACAGACAGCATGGCATGTGCCATGGATGGCGACGGTGTCGCCGCAGATTGTTGAACTCTCGGAACGGTATGCAGAACGAACGGTTTTCACGCGCTTCGTTCCTCCGCCGACCGCTGATGCCATGCCCGGCATGTGGAGGAACTACTACGAAAAATGGTCAATGATGACCGGCGAACACTTGCTGCCGGAGCTCATGGATATTGTTGCCGATCTGAAGTCTTTCGCACCACCTGCCCGCATCTTCGACAAGCGAACCTATTCGCCCTGGGTCGACGGGCGACTGCATGAAACACTCGCGCTGGAAAAGGTCGAAGCCGTCGTCATCACCGGCGGTGAAACGGATATCTGCGTGCTCGCTGCAGCACTTGGCGCAATCGACCTCGGCTATCACGTCATCCTGTTGAAGGACGCCGTCTGCAGCAGCGCCGACGAAACGCATGACGCTACGCTCGAATTGCTGGGCGGCCGTTTTTCGGTGCAGGTGGAGATTACCGAAACGGACGCATTCCTCTCCGCTCTTTGA
- a CDS encoding YcjF family protein, translating to MSKPPIDQPHPPRRAPAAFTFEEENAAPEAPRVERRKPASFSGEVVLTPDEEDPFLNPEQDLSPLPVATPRKRRTSFASIAVGAFGILLSLAVGLWTDQLIRDLFSRADWLGYAALAVLAIGILAVIAVIVRETAGMMRLAAVQTIKAEADAAILETRPAKARAVVARLMGLIADKPETAKGRATLKETEGEVIDAPHLIALAERELLGPLDRRARALIVNSSKRVSIVTAVSPRAIVDLLYVLYEAARLIRAMAELYGGRPGTLGMLRLMRDVLAHLAVTGSIAVGDSLVQQVLGHGLASKLSARLGEGVINGLMTARIGIAAMDLCRPLSFRALNRPGIGDFIGDLTPSMTTRNGNP from the coding sequence ATGAGCAAGCCGCCGATCGATCAGCCCCATCCGCCGCGCCGTGCCCCCGCCGCCTTCACCTTTGAGGAGGAGAATGCGGCCCCCGAAGCCCCTCGCGTAGAACGTCGCAAGCCCGCTAGCTTCTCAGGCGAAGTGGTGCTGACGCCGGATGAGGAAGATCCCTTCCTCAATCCGGAGCAAGATCTGAGCCCGCTGCCGGTCGCCACCCCGCGCAAGCGTCGCACCTCCTTTGCCAGCATCGCCGTCGGTGCTTTCGGCATTCTGCTGTCGCTCGCCGTGGGCCTCTGGACCGACCAGCTGATCCGCGATCTCTTCAGCCGCGCCGACTGGCTGGGCTATGCCGCCCTCGCCGTGCTCGCGATCGGCATCCTCGCCGTCATCGCTGTCATCGTCAGGGAGACGGCGGGCATGATGCGGCTTGCCGCAGTGCAGACCATCAAGGCTGAGGCCGATGCCGCCATTCTGGAAACCCGCCCCGCCAAGGCGCGCGCGGTCGTCGCCCGCCTGATGGGCCTCATCGCCGACAAGCCGGAAACCGCCAAGGGCCGCGCCACGCTGAAGGAGACCGAAGGCGAGGTCATCGACGCTCCGCATCTGATTGCGCTTGCCGAACGCGAGCTTCTCGGCCCGTTGGACCGGCGGGCACGCGCGCTGATCGTCAATTCCTCCAAACGCGTCTCGATCGTCACGGCCGTCAGCCCGCGCGCCATCGTAGATCTGCTTTATGTGCTCTACGAAGCCGCGCGGCTGATCCGCGCCATGGCTGAGCTCTATGGCGGCCGTCCCGGCACGCTCGGCATGCTGAGATTGATGCGTGACGTGCTTGCCCACCTTGCCGTGACCGGCTCGATAGCCGTCGGCGACAGCCTCGTGCAGCAAGTGCTGGGCCACGGGCTCGCCTCGAAGCTCTCGGCGCGACTCGGCGAAGGCGTCATCAATGGGCTGATGACGGCGAGGATCGGCATCGCCGCCATGGATCTCTGCCGTCCGCTGAGCTTCCGGGCGCTGAACCGGCCGGGAATCGGTGACTTTATCGGCGACTTGACGCCGTCGATGACGACGCGCAACGGCAACCCTTAA
- a CDS encoding YcjX family protein, giving the protein MPPRLTSFADDALIALDNLADRASGLVNPTIRLGVTGLSRSGKTVFISSLVHNLLHGGRLPLFEAMQSGRVSAVRLEPQPDDAVPRFQYEDHIRALVKERIWPDSTRAISELRITLDYQSASSWTRMFSPGRLSIDIVDYPGEWLLDLPLLGKDFRTFSEETIALAAAGIRAELSSAWLELTKATDITASADEMVARDLATSFADYLKACRADERSLSTLPPGRFLLPGDLDGSPALTFAPLALPPEGRPKHGSLWAMMERRYEAYKSVVVKPFFREHFARLDRQIVLVDALQAMNRGPEAVQDLERALTDVLACFRPGSNSILSSLLGRRIDRVLVAATKADHLHHESHDRLDRLTRRLVDRAIDRIGMAGAGIDVMALASVRATREATVRRDGHDLPVIVGTPMAGEMIAGETFDGERKTAIFPGDLPENPEALFERIEAGDASVELPDVNVVRFRPPQLEETGGGVKLSVPHIRLDRALQFLFGDRLA; this is encoded by the coding sequence TTGCCGCCGCGCCTGACATCCTTTGCCGACGATGCGCTGATCGCGCTGGACAATCTTGCAGACCGCGCCAGCGGTCTTGTCAATCCGACCATCCGGCTCGGTGTCACCGGCCTTTCCCGTTCCGGCAAGACCGTCTTCATTTCCTCGCTGGTCCATAATCTCCTGCATGGCGGCCGGCTGCCGCTCTTTGAAGCGATGCAGTCCGGCCGCGTTTCGGCCGTCCGCCTGGAGCCGCAGCCCGATGATGCCGTGCCGCGCTTCCAGTATGAGGATCATATCCGGGCGCTTGTGAAGGAGCGTATCTGGCCGGATTCCACCCGCGCGATCTCGGAGCTGCGCATCACGCTGGATTATCAGAGCGCCAGCTCCTGGACGCGTATGTTCTCGCCCGGACGGCTCTCCATCGATATCGTCGATTATCCCGGCGAGTGGCTACTCGACCTGCCGCTGCTCGGCAAGGATTTCCGCACCTTCAGCGAGGAAACCATCGCCCTTGCCGCAGCCGGCATCCGCGCCGAGCTGTCGAGTGCCTGGCTGGAGCTGACGAAAGCGACAGATATCACCGCTTCCGCCGATGAAATGGTCGCCCGCGATCTCGCCACGAGCTTTGCCGACTATCTGAAGGCCTGCAGGGCCGACGAGCGTTCTCTCTCCACCCTTCCGCCCGGCCGCTTCCTGCTGCCCGGTGATCTTGACGGCTCGCCTGCCCTGACCTTCGCCCCGCTTGCACTGCCGCCCGAAGGCCGGCCGAAGCACGGCTCGCTCTGGGCGATGATGGAGCGTCGTTACGAGGCCTACAAGTCCGTGGTCGTCAAACCCTTCTTCCGCGAGCATTTCGCCAGGCTCGACCGGCAGATCGTTCTGGTCGACGCGCTGCAGGCGATGAACCGCGGTCCGGAAGCCGTACAGGATCTGGAGCGCGCCCTGACCGATGTGCTCGCCTGCTTTCGCCCCGGCAGCAATTCAATCCTGTCGTCGCTGCTCGGCCGGCGCATCGACCGTGTTCTGGTTGCCGCCACCAAGGCGGACCATCTGCACCACGAAAGCCACGACCGGCTGGACAGGCTGACGCGCCGCCTCGTCGATCGCGCCATTGACCGTATCGGCATGGCCGGCGCCGGCATCGATGTCATGGCGCTCGCCTCCGTGCGCGCCACGCGGGAGGCAACGGTGCGTCGCGACGGCCACGACCTGCCCGTCATCGTCGGAACACCCATGGCCGGTGAAATGATCGCTGGTGAGACCTTCGACGGCGAGCGCAAGACGGCAATCTTCCCCGGCGATCTGCCGGAAAATCCGGAAGCGTTATTCGAGCGCATCGAAGCCGGCGACGCGTCGGTCGAACTGCCCGACGTCAATGTTGTGCGCTTCCGCCCGCCGCAACTCGAGGAAACCGGCGGCGGCGTCAAACTCTCGGTGCCTCATATCCGTCTCGACCGCGCCTTGCAGTTCCTGTTCGGAGACCGCCTCGCATGA
- a CDS encoding SixA phosphatase family protein yields the protein MATLLPPPHRIYLLRHAEAAWAEPGQRDFDRPLSQKGFGDAEIVADRAADKGYRPDILISSTALRCRDTAEAVHRAMGETLDVRFVDTLYNASVDTYLEIIDAQDAGSVMLVGHNPTMEQALSALIGKKAMAASVPKGFPTAGLAVIDYAAVTSAWRLVDFVID from the coding sequence ATGGCCACCCTCCTGCCTCCACCCCATCGGATCTACCTCCTGCGTCATGCCGAAGCCGCCTGGGCCGAGCCCGGACAGCGCGATTTCGACCGTCCGCTGAGCCAGAAGGGTTTCGGCGACGCTGAGATCGTCGCCGACCGCGCCGCCGACAAGGGCTACCGTCCTGATATCCTGATCAGCTCGACCGCGCTTCGCTGCCGTGATACCGCTGAGGCCGTGCATCGCGCCATGGGCGAAACGCTCGACGTGCGCTTCGTCGACACGCTCTACAATGCCTCGGTCGATACCTATCTCGAAATCATCGACGCGCAGGATGCGGGGAGTGTCATGCTCGTCGGCCACAATCCGACCATGGAGCAGGCCCTATCGGCGCTGATCGGCAAAAAGGCTATGGCAGCCTCTGTACCGAAAGGTTTCCCGACAGCCGGTCTCGCTGTCATCGACTATGCCGCTGTGACTTCGGCATGGCGTCTCGTCGATTTCGTCATCGACTGA
- the dksA gene encoding RNA polymerase-binding protein DksA translates to MSEKIDLSNYVPSEDEEFMNTNQRAYFRAKLVAWKNDILREARETLDHLAEESANHPDLADRASSETDRAIELRARDRQRKLISKIDAALQRIEDGTYGYCEETGEPIGLKRLDARPIATLSIEAQERHERREKVYRDE, encoded by the coding sequence TTGAGTGAGAAGATCGATCTTAGCAATTATGTTCCCTCGGAAGACGAGGAGTTCATGAATACGAACCAGCGCGCTTATTTCAGAGCCAAGCTGGTTGCCTGGAAAAACGATATCCTTAGAGAAGCGCGCGAAACACTCGACCATCTGGCTGAGGAAAGCGCAAACCACCCTGATCTCGCAGACCGTGCATCCTCCGAAACCGACCGGGCGATCGAACTTCGCGCCCGCGACCGTCAGAGAAAGCTGATCTCCAAGATCGACGCAGCCTTGCAGCGCATTGAAGATGGCACTTACGGTTACTGCGAGGAAACCGGCGAGCCGATCGGCCTGAAACGCCTCGATGCCCGCCCGATCGCCACGCTGTCGATCGAAGCGCAGGAACGCCACGAGCGCCGCGAAAAGGTTTACCGGGACGAATAA
- a CDS encoding flagellar biosynthetic protein FliO: MFDDVVGAYGSRFLLAAGGVGIALVLLILVLWFLRHRAPSPFVRGGRNRQPRLQVLDAAAVDARRRLVLVRRDNVEHLVMIGGPTDIVIESRILPETEAETASDFRPQPVEERPVVQERAIVQPPREPPPAPQPRPVAAPVAPPVAASAEPDFEPHSPAPAPVIVPVIAPPAEPLRQRPEPSVAPAVAPPMSAQQMSAQQMSSQQAPAPQVFASPLTAERDGPQRMSQLQPRQPERPAPQPVPDAASAADILDAARQRVLPQQRVEPEVSAPPAQSIPAVSRGAPVATEDGGLQSAAIRRDFQRILDDEISANPAAERVVPVPNAQQARPAPQPGFPQSGSPQPGSMPRRDPDMAPITGADAALQKEVARIFGEMSVNRDK, translated from the coding sequence ATGTTCGATGATGTTGTAGGAGCTTACGGTAGCCGCTTCCTGCTTGCCGCCGGCGGCGTCGGTATTGCCCTCGTCCTGCTCATTCTCGTTCTGTGGTTCCTGCGCCATCGCGCGCCGTCGCCTTTCGTTCGCGGCGGCCGCAACCGCCAGCCGCGCCTGCAGGTTTTGGACGCCGCAGCCGTAGATGCCCGCCGCCGCCTAGTGCTGGTGCGCCGCGACAATGTCGAACATCTCGTCATGATCGGTGGCCCCACCGATATCGTCATCGAAAGCCGCATCCTACCGGAAACCGAAGCCGAAACGGCGAGCGATTTCCGCCCGCAGCCGGTCGAGGAACGCCCGGTCGTTCAGGAGCGTGCAATCGTCCAGCCGCCCCGCGAGCCGCCGCCGGCCCCGCAGCCGAGGCCGGTCGCCGCCCCTGTCGCACCGCCTGTGGCGGCAAGCGCCGAACCCGATTTCGAACCCCATAGCCCTGCACCGGCACCGGTCATCGTCCCAGTCATCGCCCCGCCGGCCGAGCCGCTTCGCCAGCGCCCCGAACCTTCGGTCGCTCCGGCAGTCGCGCCGCCCATGTCTGCCCAACAGATGTCTGCTCAGCAGATGTCGAGCCAGCAGGCTCCCGCGCCGCAGGTCTTTGCCTCGCCGCTAACAGCCGAGCGAGACGGCCCGCAGCGTATGTCGCAGCTTCAGCCGCGCCAGCCCGAGCGCCCCGCTCCGCAACCCGTGCCCGATGCCGCCAGCGCCGCCGATATCCTCGATGCAGCCCGCCAGCGCGTGCTGCCGCAGCAGCGCGTCGAACCGGAAGTGTCCGCCCCGCCGGCCCAGAGCATTCCCGCCGTTTCGCGTGGCGCCCCGGTCGCGACGGAAGATGGCGGTTTGCAATCGGCCGCCATCCGCCGCGATTTCCAACGCATCCTCGATGATGAAATATCGGCCAATCCGGCCGCCGAGCGCGTGGTTCCCGTACCCAATGCGCAGCAGGCACGCCCCGCCCCGCAGCCCGGTTTTCCTCAGTCTGGCTCTCCTCAGCCCGGTTCAATGCCGCGCCGCGACCCCGACATGGCGCCGATCACAGGTGCCGATGCCGCACTTCAAAAGGAAGTTGCCCGCATCTTCGGCGAAATGAGCGTCAATCGCGACAAGTAA